The following proteins come from a genomic window of Citrobacter europaeus:
- the nuoN gene encoding NADH-quinone oxidoreductase subunit NuoN, with product MTITPQHLIALLPLLIVGLTVVVVMLSIAWRRNHFLNATLSVIGLNAALVSLWFVGQAGAMDVTPLMRVDGFAMLYTGLVLLASLATCTFAYPWLEGYDDNREEFYLLVLIAALGGILLANANHLAALFLGIELISLPLFGLVGYAFRQKRSLEASIKYTILSAAASSFLLFGMALVYAQSGNLSFVALGKSLGDGMLHEPLLLAGFGLMIVGLGFKLSLVPFHLWTPDVYQGAPAPVSTFLATASKIAIFGVVMRLFLYAPVGDSEAVRIVLGVIAFASIIFGNLMALSQTNIKRLLGYSSISHLGYLLVALIALQSGEMSMEAVGVYLAGYLFSSLGAFGVVSLMSSPYRGPDADSLFSYRGLFWHRPILAAVMTVMMLSLAGIPMTLGFIGKFYVLAVGVQANLWWLVAAVVVGSAIGLYYYLRVAVSLYLSAPQQLNRDAPSNWQYSAGGIVVLISALLVLVLGIYPQPLISIVQLATPLM from the coding sequence ATGACAATAACTCCACAACACCTGATTGCGCTGCTACCGCTGCTGATCGTCGGCTTGACGGTGGTGGTTGTGATGCTCTCCATTGCGTGGCGACGCAATCACTTCCTCAATGCCACGTTGTCGGTCATTGGGCTTAACGCCGCGCTGGTTTCGCTCTGGTTTGTTGGCCAGGCGGGCGCCATGGACGTCACCCCGCTGATGCGGGTTGACGGTTTCGCTATGCTCTACACCGGGCTGGTGCTGCTGGCGAGTCTTGCCACCTGTACCTTCGCTTACCCGTGGCTGGAAGGCTACGACGACAACCGGGAAGAGTTCTATCTGCTGGTGCTGATTGCCGCGCTCGGCGGTATTCTGCTGGCTAACGCTAACCATCTGGCGGCGCTGTTCCTTGGTATTGAGCTTATCTCTCTGCCGCTGTTTGGTCTGGTTGGCTATGCGTTCCGTCAGAAACGTTCGCTTGAAGCCAGTATCAAATACACCATTCTGTCTGCCGCAGCGTCTTCTTTCCTGCTGTTCGGTATGGCGCTGGTGTACGCGCAGTCTGGCAACCTGTCATTTGTCGCGCTCGGTAAGAGCCTTGGCGATGGCATGCTGCACGAACCGCTGCTGCTGGCGGGCTTCGGTCTGATGATTGTTGGCCTCGGCTTTAAACTCTCGCTGGTTCCATTCCACCTGTGGACGCCAGACGTATACCAGGGCGCTCCGGCTCCGGTTTCCACCTTCCTGGCGACGGCGAGCAAAATCGCTATCTTCGGCGTGGTGATGCGTCTGTTCCTGTACGCACCGGTAGGTGATAGCGAAGCGGTACGTATCGTGCTGGGCGTGATCGCCTTTGCTTCCATCATCTTTGGTAACCTGATGGCGCTGAGCCAGACCAACATCAAGCGTCTGCTTGGTTACTCTTCTATCTCTCACCTCGGTTACCTGCTGGTGGCGCTGATTGCCCTGCAGAGCGGCGAAATGTCGATGGAAGCGGTTGGCGTTTATCTGGCCGGTTACCTGTTCAGCAGCCTCGGCGCGTTCGGTGTGGTCAGCCTGATGTCCAGCCCGTACCGCGGCCCAGATGCAGACTCTCTGTTCTCCTACCGTGGTCTGTTCTGGCATCGTCCGATCCTCGCGGCGGTGATGACGGTGATGATGCTGTCTCTGGCGGGTATTCCGATGACGCTGGGCTTTATCGGTAAGTTCTACGTACTGGCTGTCGGTGTGCAGGCTAACCTGTGGTGGCTGGTTGCCGCTGTGGTGGTAGGTTCTGCGATTGGTTTGTACTACTACCTGCGCGTTGCCGTAAGCTTGTACCTGAGCGCACCGCAGCAGTTGAACCGCGATGCGCCGTCCAACTGGCAGTACAGCGCGGGCGGTATCGTGGTGCTGATTTCAGCTCTGCTGGTACTGGTGCTGGGTATCTACCCGCAACCGCTGATCAGCATTGTGCAGTTAGCGACTCCGCTGATGTAA
- the nuoM gene encoding NADH-quinone oxidoreductase subunit M, protein MLLPWLILIPFIGGFLCWQTERFGVKVPRWIALITMGLTLALGLQLWLQGGYSLTQSAGIPQWQSEFVLPWIPRFGISIHLAIDGLSLLMVVLTGLLGVLAVLCSWNEIEKYQGFFHLNLMWILGGVIGVFLAIDMFLFFFFWEMMLVPMYFLIALWGHKASDGKTRITAATKFFIYTQASGLVMLIAILALVFVHYKATGVWTFNYEELLNTPMSHGVEYLLMLGFFIAFAVKMPVVPLHGWLPDAHSQAPTAGSVDLAGILLKTAAYGLLRFSLPLFPNASAEFAPIAMWLGVIGIFYGAWMAFNQYDIKRLIAYTSVSHMGFVLIAIYTGSQLAYQGAVIQMIAHGLSAAGLFILCGQLYERLHTRDMRMMGGLWGKMKWLPALSMFFAVCTLGMPGTGNFVGEFMILFGSYQVVPVITVISTFGLVFASVYSLAMLHRAYFGKAKSQIASVELPGMSLRELFIILLLVVLLVLLGFYPQPILDTSHSAMSNIQQWFVNSVTTTRP, encoded by the coding sequence ATGTTATTACCTTGGTTGATATTAATCCCTTTCATCGGTGGCTTCCTGTGCTGGCAGACCGAACGCTTTGGCGTGAAGGTGCCGCGTTGGATAGCGCTGATTACCATGGGACTGACGCTGGCGCTAGGCCTGCAACTGTGGTTGCAGGGCGGCTATTCACTGACGCAATCCGCGGGTATTCCGCAGTGGCAGTCTGAGTTTGTCCTGCCGTGGATCCCACGTTTTGGCATCTCTATCCATTTAGCCATCGACGGCTTGTCGCTGCTAATGGTAGTCCTGACCGGTCTGCTCGGTGTTCTGGCGGTCCTTTGCTCCTGGAATGAAATCGAAAAATACCAGGGCTTCTTCCACCTGAACCTGATGTGGATCTTAGGCGGCGTAATCGGCGTATTCCTTGCCATCGACATGTTCCTGTTCTTCTTCTTCTGGGAAATGATGCTGGTGCCGATGTACTTCCTGATAGCACTTTGGGGGCATAAAGCCTCTGACGGTAAAACGCGTATCACGGCGGCAACCAAGTTCTTCATTTATACCCAGGCCAGTGGTCTGGTGATGTTGATTGCCATCCTGGCGCTGGTGTTTGTGCACTACAAAGCGACCGGCGTGTGGACCTTCAACTATGAAGAGCTGCTGAATACCCCGATGTCCCACGGCGTGGAATACCTGCTGATGCTGGGCTTCTTCATCGCCTTCGCGGTGAAAATGCCGGTGGTTCCGCTGCACGGCTGGTTGCCGGATGCGCACTCTCAGGCACCGACCGCAGGTTCCGTTGACCTGGCGGGGATTTTGCTGAAAACCGCAGCCTACGGTCTGCTGCGCTTCTCCCTGCCGCTGTTCCCGAACGCGTCGGCGGAGTTTGCGCCTATCGCAATGTGGCTTGGCGTAATCGGCATCTTCTACGGCGCGTGGATGGCCTTTAATCAGTACGACATCAAACGTCTGATTGCCTACACCTCCGTATCGCACATGGGCTTCGTACTGATTGCTATCTACACCGGCAGCCAGCTGGCTTACCAGGGTGCGGTTATTCAGATGATCGCGCACGGTCTGTCTGCAGCCGGTCTGTTCATCCTGTGTGGTCAGCTGTACGAACGTCTGCACACGCGTGATATGCGTATGATGGGCGGCCTGTGGGGCAAAATGAAATGGTTGCCTGCGCTGTCAATGTTCTTCGCAGTGTGTACGCTGGGTATGCCGGGTACAGGTAACTTCGTTGGCGAATTTATGATTCTGTTCGGCAGCTACCAGGTGGTTCCGGTCATTACCGTGATCTCGACCTTTGGTCTGGTGTTTGCCTCTGTTTACTCGCTGGCGATGCTGCATCGCGCCTACTTTGGTAAGGCGAAGAGCCAGATTGCCAGTGTTGAACTGCCAGGGATGTCGCTGCGTGAGCTGTTTATCATCCTGTTGCTGGTTGTGCTTCTGGTACTGCTTGGCTTCTATCCGCAGCCGATTCTGGATACCTCGCATTCTGCGATGAGCAACATCCAGCAGTGGTTTGTTAATTCCGTTACTACTACAAGGCCGTAA
- the nuoL gene encoding NADH-quinone oxidoreductase subunit L: protein MNMLALTIILPFIGFVLLAFSRGRWSENLSATVGVGSIGLAALVTAFVGVDFFANGQQAYSQPLWTWMSVGDFNIGFNLVLDGLSLTMLSVVTGVGFLIHMFASWYMRGEEGYSRFFAYTNLFIASMVVLVLADNLLLMYLGWEGVGLCSYLLIGFYYTDPKNGAAAMKAFVVTRVGDVFLAFALFILYNELGTLNFREMVELAPAHFEAGNNMLMWATLMLLGGAVGKSAQLPLQTWLADAMAGPTPVSALIHAATMVTAGVYLIARTHGLFLMTPEILHLVGIIGAITLVLAGFAALVQTDIKRVLAYSTMSQIGYMFLALGVQAWDAAIFHLMTHAFFKALLFLASGSVILACHHEQNIFKMGGLRKSIPLVYLCFLIGGAALSALPLITAGFFSKDEILAGAMANGHINLMVAGLVGAFMTSLYTFRMIFIVFHGKEQIHAHAGKGITHHLPLIVLMILSTFVGALIVPPLQGVLPATTELEHGRVMTLEITSGIVAIAGILIAAWLWLGKRTLVTSIANSAPGRLLGTWWYNAWGFDWLYDKVFVKPFLGVAWLLKRDPLNSMMNIPAILSRFAGKGLLLSENGYLRWYVASMSIGAVVVLALLMVLR, encoded by the coding sequence ATGAACATGCTTGCCTTAACCATTATTCTGCCATTTATTGGCTTTGTATTACTGGCGTTCTCTCGCGGTCGTTGGTCAGAAAATCTGTCCGCTACCGTGGGCGTCGGGTCGATTGGCCTGGCGGCGCTGGTGACGGCGTTTGTTGGCGTTGACTTCTTTGCCAATGGCCAACAGGCCTACAGCCAGCCGCTGTGGACGTGGATGTCCGTTGGTGACTTCAACATCGGTTTTAACCTGGTGCTGGACGGCCTGTCGCTGACCATGCTCAGCGTGGTGACCGGCGTCGGTTTCCTGATCCACATGTTCGCCTCCTGGTATATGCGCGGTGAAGAGGGATACTCTCGTTTCTTCGCCTACACCAACCTGTTTATCGCCAGCATGGTAGTTCTGGTACTGGCGGACAACCTGCTGCTGATGTACCTCGGCTGGGAAGGCGTGGGCCTGTGCTCCTATCTGCTGATCGGTTTCTATTACACCGATCCGAAGAATGGCGCTGCGGCAATGAAAGCCTTCGTGGTAACCCGTGTCGGTGACGTGTTCCTCGCCTTCGCGCTGTTCATCCTCTACAACGAGTTGGGCACGCTGAATTTCCGCGAAATGGTCGAACTGGCGCCTGCGCACTTCGAAGCGGGTAACAACATGCTGATGTGGGCAACCCTGATGCTGCTGGGCGGTGCGGTGGGTAAATCCGCGCAGCTGCCGTTGCAGACCTGGCTTGCTGACGCGATGGCCGGCCCGACGCCTGTCTCCGCGCTGATCCACGCCGCAACGATGGTTACCGCCGGTGTCTACCTGATTGCACGTACGCACGGCCTGTTCCTGATGACCCCGGAAATTCTGCATCTGGTGGGAATTATCGGTGCTATCACGCTTGTGCTGGCGGGTTTCGCCGCGCTGGTACAGACCGACATTAAGCGCGTTCTTGCGTACTCCACCATGAGCCAGATTGGTTATATGTTCCTGGCGCTGGGTGTTCAGGCGTGGGATGCGGCGATTTTCCACCTGATGACGCACGCCTTCTTTAAAGCGCTGCTGTTCCTGGCATCCGGCTCGGTTATCCTGGCTTGCCACCACGAACAGAACATCTTCAAGATGGGCGGCCTGCGTAAGTCTATTCCGCTGGTGTATCTCTGCTTCCTGATTGGTGGCGCGGCGCTGTCGGCTCTGCCGCTGATTACCGCAGGCTTCTTCAGTAAGGATGAGATTCTGGCCGGTGCTATGGCGAACGGTCATATCAATCTGATGGTTGCAGGTCTGGTCGGTGCGTTCATGACCTCTCTGTATACCTTCCGTATGATTTTCATCGTGTTCCACGGTAAAGAACAAATTCACGCTCACGCAGGGAAGGGGATTACCCATCATCTGCCGCTGATTGTGCTGATGATCCTGTCCACCTTCGTTGGCGCGCTGATTGTGCCACCGCTGCAGGGGGTACTGCCTGCGACGACCGAGCTTGAACATGGTCGCGTCATGACGCTGGAAATTACCTCCGGTATCGTAGCGATTGCGGGCATCCTGATCGCAGCATGGCTGTGGCTGGGCAAACGCACGCTGGTGACATCGATTGCCAACAGTGCGCCAGGTCGTCTGCTGGGGACCTGGTGGTATAACGCCTGGGGCTTCGACTGGCTGTACGACAAAGTGTTCGTCAAGCCGTTCCTGGGCGTTGCCTGGTTGCTGAAACGCGATCCGCTGAACTCAATGATGAACATTCCGGCCATCCTTTCCCGCTTTGCAGGTAAAGGCCTGCTGTTAAGCGAGAACGGTTATCTGCGCTGGTATGTGGCCTCAATGAGCATCGGCGCTGTCGTTGTGCTGGCACTGTTGATGGTACTGCGTTGA
- the nuoK gene encoding NADH-quinone oxidoreductase subunit NuoK, producing the protein MIPLQHGLILAAVLFVLGLTGLVIRRNLLFMLIGLEIMINASALAFVVAGSYWGQTDGQVMYILAISLAAAEASIGLALLLQLHRRRQNLNIDSVSEMRG; encoded by the coding sequence ATGATCCCCTTACAACATGGACTGATCCTCGCGGCTGTCTTATTCGTACTGGGTTTAACCGGTCTGGTTATCCGCCGCAATCTGCTGTTTATGCTGATCGGGCTGGAAATCATGATTAACGCCTCCGCGCTGGCCTTTGTGGTCGCCGGAAGCTACTGGGGCCAGACCGATGGTCAGGTGATGTATATTCTCGCCATCAGCCTTGCGGCTGCGGAAGCGAGCATTGGACTTGCGCTGTTGCTGCAACTTCATCGCCGTCGCCAGAACCTGAACATCGATTCAGTAAGTGAGATGCGTGGATGA